The following are encoded in a window of Roseimaritima ulvae genomic DNA:
- a CDS encoding DNA adenine methylase yields the protein MDQPDLFDCGDRHTSSKPNKQSSMRRADQLVQPLKWHGGKHYLAERIIELMPEHLHYVEPFFGGGSVLLNKAPEGISEVVNDVHHELTNFWRTLQDEDAFAKFMRIVEAVPFSQVEWDDAHEQVEDPIRQAVHFFIRCRQSRAGKFDAFATLSRNRTRRKMNEQVSSWQTAVDGLPAVAARLKRVVVLCQDAAKVVKSQDGDNTLFYLDPPYLHETRVTTADYDHEMTTEQHATLLDTLLNCKGKVLLSGYPNELYDSRLKDWKKFDIKIDNKASSAKNKPLMTERIWMNY from the coding sequence ATGGACCAACCCGACTTGTTCGACTGCGGCGATCGCCATACCTCTTCCAAACCCAACAAACAATCGTCAATGCGCAGAGCCGACCAACTTGTCCAGCCGCTGAAGTGGCACGGCGGTAAACACTACCTTGCCGAACGCATTATCGAACTAATGCCCGAACACCTGCACTACGTCGAACCGTTTTTCGGCGGCGGATCGGTGCTGCTGAACAAGGCTCCCGAGGGCATCTCGGAGGTCGTCAACGACGTGCATCACGAGCTAACCAATTTTTGGCGAACCCTGCAGGACGAAGACGCTTTCGCCAAGTTCATGCGGATCGTCGAAGCGGTTCCGTTCTCGCAAGTCGAATGGGATGACGCCCACGAGCAGGTTGAGGATCCGATCCGGCAAGCCGTGCACTTTTTCATCCGCTGTCGGCAATCCCGAGCCGGTAAATTTGACGCCTTCGCGACGCTCAGCCGCAACCGCACGCGTCGCAAGATGAACGAGCAGGTGTCGTCTTGGCAAACCGCCGTCGATGGCTTGCCCGCCGTCGCCGCGCGGCTTAAACGCGTCGTCGTGCTGTGCCAGGACGCGGCCAAAGTCGTCAAAAGTCAGGATGGCGACAACACGCTGTTCTACTTGGACCCGCCCTACCTGCACGAGACCCGCGTCACCACAGCCGACTACGATCACGAAATGACCACCGAGCAACACGCCACGCTGCTCGACACGCTGCTCAACTGCAAAGGCAAAGTGCTGTTATCGGGTTACCCCAACGAACTGTACGACAGCCGGCTGAAAGACTGGAAAAAGTTCGACATCAAGATCGACAACAAGGCCTCCAGCGCCAAGAACAAGCCGCTGATGACCGAACGCATCTGGATGAATTATTAA